A single Anopheles arabiensis isolate DONGOLA chromosome 2, AaraD3, whole genome shotgun sequence DNA region contains:
- the LOC120893897 gene encoding uncharacterized protein LOC120893897 — MSTRAVHIELAEKLDVDSFLVCLKNFTNRRGKITHLYNDNGTNFIGAERLMKKLVEEIGGRMGREAALKYQIEWKFNPPSAPHFGGSWERLIQIVKKALQHMATEWKTRHANPETLRAALIEIEALINSRPLTHIPLSNEEDEILMPFHFLIGRGVESLPPDSLDTSYVSRQQFKVAQHNAKVFWDRWKKEYLPTLIKRNKWTNKVEPVKVGDVVVLTNENAPAGQWLKGKVLEVHPAADGQVRVVSVKTATGILKRPAVKVAVVDVKPKEHLLVVKQPPSKTTKRVLEDDVTVREAPSTKRIITAGDWTARLLAGNSDRD; from the coding sequence ATGAGTACGCGGGCTGTACACATTGAACTGGCTGAGAAGTTAGATGTTGATAGCTTCTTAGTCTGCCTGAAAAATTTCACGAATCGGCGAGGCAAGATCACCCACCTATACAACGATAATGGGACCAACTTCATAGGCGCGGAAAGGCTGATGAAGAAGTTGGTGGAAGAAATCGGAGGGAGAATGGGAAGAGAAGCCGCTCTAAAATACCAAATTGAGTGGAAATTCAATCCACCATCCGCTCCCCACTTCGGAGGATCGTGGGAGCGGCTTATTCAGATTGTAAAGAAAGCGCTACAACACATGGCGACTGAATGGAAAACGCGACACGCCAACCCGGAAACGTTGCGAGCGGCGTTAATAGAGATAGAGGCTTTGATCAATTCGCGGCCATTGACGCACATACCGTTGTCCAACGAGGAAGACGAGATTCTGATGCCGTTCCACTTCCTTATTGGACGAGGCGTTGAGAGCCTACCGCCGGATAGCCTGGACACATCGTACGTATCCAGGCAGCAGTTCAAAGTGGCCCAGCATAACGCCAAGGTTTTTTGGGATCGCTGGAAGAAGGAGTATCTGCCAACACTCATCAAACGGAACAAGTGGACCAACAAGGTGGAACCAGTGAAGGTGGGCGATGTGGTGGTGCTCACAAACGAGAACGCACCCGCGGGACAATGGCTGAAGGGCAAGGTGCTTGAAGTGCACCCGGCTGCGGATGGGCAAGTTCGCGTCGTGTCCGTGAAGACGGCCACCGGAATCCTGAAGCGACCGGCCGTCAAGGTAGCAGTAGTGGACGTGAAGCCCAAGGAGCATCTACTCGTCGTGAAGCAACCGCCATCCAAGACGACCAAGAGAGTGCTGGAAGATGACGTGACTGTAAGGGAGGCCCCGTCAACCAAGCGGATCATCACAGCTGGCGACTGGACAGCCAGATTGCTTGCGGGCAATTCCGATCGCGATTGA
- the LOC120893902 gene encoding carboxypeptidase N subunit 2-like, translating into MPSAATISRLKLKQTYLSDITLEVGNEWLSFLTITDSRMKSVPATMAHLVALEMLEISKSSIETVNLNLFSKLTHLRHLNLCDNKILFLHLSDAAEGNFAQLRDLFLSGNLLTTIDLSGFNNMKLLQTLDLHRNRIRRMQGALVSNSLKFLDLSDNRIETLNCCEWNITSLNRFMLSSNELVTLPSCLPLTMPNVMYLIFQRNALTDFDSWYSLFTLERLYHLDISYNRLTKAVFDNVSLSLSILGLQNNNIKVLSVPAADYGLNILASFNSIDTFDIKSLSPNVTSLEMLGNPIDCTFDRAPVV; encoded by the exons ATGCCGTCCGCCGCTACCATATCACGTCTGAAACTCAAACAAACGTATCTCAGCGATATTACGCTCGAAGTAGGCAATGAATGGTTAAGCTTTCTTACCATTACCGACAGCCGGATGAAAAGCGTGCCGGCCACCATGGCGCATCTGGTAGCGTTGGAGATGCTCGAAATATCAAAATCATCCATTGAAACGGTCAACTTGAATCTGTTCAGCAAGCTAACGCACCTACGTCACCTGAACCTGTGCGATAACAAAATACTGTTTCTTCATTTGTCCGACGCAGCGGAGGGCAATTTCGCGCAGCTGAGAGACTTGTTTCTCAGTGGCAATTTGCTGACCACGATCGACTTGAGCGGCTTCAACAATATGAAGCTGCTGCAGACGCTAGATCTCCATAGAAACCGGATCAGGCGAATGCAAGGGGCGCTGGTGTCGAATAGCTTGAAATTTCTCGATCTATCTGATAATCGTATTGAGACACTTAACTGTTGCGAGTGGAACATTACCAGCTTGAACCGGTTCATGCTGAGTAGTAATGAATTGGTGACGTTGCCAAGCTGCCTACCGTTGACCATGCCCAACGTCATGTACCTCATATTCCAAAGGAACGCGCTGACTGATTTCGATTCGTGGTACAGCCTTTTTACGCTGGAAAGATTGTACCATTTAGACATTAGCTACAACCGGCTGACGAAGGCGGTATTCGACAACGTTTCGCTATCGTTATCGATTCTCGGCctgcaaaacaataacattaaaGTGCTGAGTGTTCCAGCAGCGGATTACGGTCTGAATATCCTGGCATCCTTTAATTCGATCGATACGTTCGATATCAAAAGCCTGTCTCCGAACGTTACGTCCCTGGAAATGTTAGGCAACCCGATTGACTGCACGTTCGATCGAGCAC CCGTCGTCTAA